The Dioscorea cayenensis subsp. rotundata cultivar TDr96_F1 chromosome 7, TDr96_F1_v2_PseudoChromosome.rev07_lg8_w22 25.fasta, whole genome shotgun sequence genome includes a region encoding these proteins:
- the LOC120265102 gene encoding uncharacterized protein LOC120265102: MVDEAMLVWEELMKGHDACYRDAVTYGVLIHVLCEKGFIGKALQIFNEAVGVAKDADVPYFKGDNYNLWALMMKTLFRSKDLWKLVEKGFSEEGDATRINESLKKDAKAMYLIQRALDPRILQGESVHDFVSRVLDIVYQLRALKQELPQKTVVSKILRSLTPRFSQAVHSIIEAKDLNTLIVKQLSGSLKNHEAILNIEGIHLEGEKALHAGRGFQHHFDGPNKGGRGRGGHPLKGRGCRCGRSIEVGRIEPSRGGEPSKHYNSVQCFICKKFGHVKSQCWYRNKEANVTKDEKE, translated from the exons ATGGTTGATGAAGCAATGCTCGTTTGGGAGGAGTTGATGAAAGGCCATGATGCTTGTTATCGAGATGCAGTAACTTACGGTGTTCTTATCCATGTATTGTGCGAGAAAGGTTTTATCGGCAAGGCTTTGCAGATCTTTAATGAAGCTGTAGGAGTTG CTAAGGATGCTGATGTTCCCTACTTCAAAGGTGACAACTATAACCTTTGggctttgatgatgaagacccTGTTTAGATCAAAGGATCTATGGAAATTAGTTGAGAAAGGGTTCAGTGAAGAAGGAGATGCAACTAGAATCAATGAAAGTCTCAAGAAGGATGCCAAGGCCATGTATCTAATCCAGCGAGCCCTTGATCCTAGAATACTG CAAGGTGAGAGTGTCCATGACTTTGTAAGCAGGGTCCTGGACATAGTATATCAACTCAGAGCATTGAAACAAGAACTTCCTCAAAAAACAGTTGTCTCTAAAATTCTCAGAAGCCTAACTCCCAGATTTTCACAAGCAGTTCATTCAATTATTGAAGCGAAAGACCTGAACACTCTAATTGTTAAGCAACTAAGTGGTTCACTGAAGAACCATGAAGCAATACTTAATATAGAAGGTATTCACCTTGAAGGAGAAAAGGCTTTGCACGCTGGTCGTGGCTTTCAGCATCACTTTGATGGTCCCAACAAAGGTGGAAGAGGACGAGGTGGCCACCCTCTCAAAGGAAGGGGATGCAGGTGTGGCAGAAGTATCGAAGTTGGCCGTATAGAGCCTAGTCGTGGAGGAGAGCCCAGCAAGCATTACAACAGTGTGCAGTGTTTTATTTGCAAGAAATTCGGTCATGTTAAATCTCAATGTTGGTACAGAAACAAAGAAGCTAATGttacaaaagatgagaaagagtaA
- the LOC120264792 gene encoding type IV inositol polyphosphate 5-phosphatase 3-like yields MVGVFLSICVCRSLRKHIQNLKVSTVGVGAMGYIGNKGSISVSMSIDQTFFCFIYSHLKSGEKDGDELRRNVDVQEIHHRTLFTSASSKELPKVIYDHERIIWLGDLN; encoded by the exons atggTTGGGGTTTTTCTTTCAATATGCGTCTGTCGAAGCCTGCGCAAGCATATTCAGAACTTGAAAGTATCTACTGTTGGTGTAGGTGCCATGGGTTACATTGGCAACAAG GGATCAATATCAGTCAGCATGTCTATAGATCAAACATTTTTTTGCTTTATATATAGTCATCTAAAGTCAGGCGAAAAGGATGGGGATGAACTTCGAAGAAATGTTGATGTCCAAGAAATTCATCATAGAACACTGTTTACTTCAGCTTCTTCAAAGGAATTGCCTAAAGTTATCTATGATCATGA AAGGATAATTTGGCTCGGAGATTTGAATTAA
- the LOC120265103 gene encoding uncharacterized mitochondrial protein AtMg00820-like: MDPDSKRVYVSQNIQFFEKKSRDTHVPYHEKNEFESTLSIQSNEWSDSSQQLSTLLPCEQIQAAREEKEAPAKYRELREIYNSCSFALLVADPVTYNDAAKDQEWITALNEELEAIRRNETWELVELPKNRKEIGPKWVFKSKLNVDGTLLRRKAHLVAKVFSQHEGIDLEEIFSPIARLESVRLFLAIIAQREWTIYHLDVKMAFLNGEHKEEVFVSQPKGYVIKGREDDVYQLHKTLYGL; the protein is encoded by the exons ATGGATCCTGATTCAAAGCGCGTATATGTCAGCCAGAATATTCAGTTCTTTGAGAAGAAG TCTCGTGATACTCACGTGCCatatcatgaaaaaaatgaatttgaatCAACACTGTCCATTCAATCCAATGAATGGTCAGATTCTTCTCAGCAACTATCTACTCTTCTTCCCTGTGAACAAATCCAAGCAgccagagaagaaaaagaagctccGGCCAAGTATCGTGAATTAAGAGAGATATACAATTCTTGCTCTTTTGCTCTACTTGTTGCAGATCCTGTCACATATAATGATGCAGCAAAGGATCAAGAGTGGATTACTGCCTTGAATGAAGAACTAGAAGCAATAAGGAGGAATGAAACCTGGGAGTTGGTGGAGTTACCGAAGAATAGGAAGGAAATTGGCCCCAAATgggtttttaaatcaaaactcaatgTAGACGGTACTCTTTTAAGGAGAAAAGCTCATCTTGTAGCCAAAGTGTTCTCTCAGCATGAAGGGATAGACTTAGAGGAGATATTCTCTCCAATTGCTCGACTGGAATCTGTGCGTTTGTTTTTGGCCATCATCGCTCAGAGGGAATGGACTATCTATCACCTAGATGTTAAAATGGCATTCTTGAACGGAGAACACAAAGAGGAAGTATTTGTATCACAACCGAAAGGATATGTGATTAAAGGCAGAGAAGATGATGTATATCAACTTCATAAAACCTTATATGGCCTATGA